A window from Vigna angularis cultivar LongXiaoDou No.4 chromosome 7, ASM1680809v1, whole genome shotgun sequence encodes these proteins:
- the LOC108338199 gene encoding uncharacterized protein LOC108338199, translating into MDETSALIEAILREQEEEEEAHRRRTRTTQNTAAKNNTNEWQTVSYQKRNRNNKKSSSKQPLVNDNFAVDHSSDVFSSVERHSEERRRRLLESQIAAAAVDAEATSSRSKRHSDDEDDGDAEPDAGVVENGSSEVKKAKQKKPKKPKVTVAEAASRISADELDAFLAEITASYESQQDIMMMRFADYFGRAFSSVSGAQFPWLKTFKESTVAKIVDIPLLHISEDIYKISTDWISHRSYEALGSFVIWSLDSILADITSHQGTVKGSKKVVQISSSKSQVAIFLVLAMVLRRKPDVMISLLPIIKESQKYQGQDKLPVLVWVITQASQGDLVMGLYLWVSLLLPMLSVKSGGNPHSRDLILQLVERIITFPKARSILLNGAVRKGERVVPPWALDSLLRVTFPLPSARIKATERFEAVYPTLKEVALAGSPGSKALKHLAQQMLSLAIKAAGEANPDLSKEASDIFIWCLTQNPECYKQWDLLYMDNLEASIVVLRRLSGKRKEYFVKHTTLDPLRETLESFCKKNEKAFANMDDGSRHALLKDADKYCKVILGRLSQGHGCLKSMAVFSVVLAVGAVYMCQNMHLWDYNKLTEMLNLS; encoded by the exons ATGGATGAGACTTCAGCTCTCATCGAAGCCATTCTCAGGGagcaagaggaagaagaagaagctcaCAGAAGAAGAACCCGCACCACGCAAAACACCGCCGCTAAAAACAACACTAACGAATGGCAAACTGTATCGTATCAGAAGCGAAACCGCAACAACAAGAAGTCCTCCTCCAAGCAGCCCCTCGTCAACGACAATTTTGCCGTCGATCATTCCTCCGACGTCTTTAGCTCCGTCGAGCGGCATTCCGAAGAGCGCCGCCGCCGCCTCCTCGAGTCTCAGATAGCTGCCGCTGCTGTGGATGCGGAAGCCACTTCGAGCAGATCGAAGCGGCATTCCGACGACGAAGACGACGGCGATGCAGAGCCGGATGCCGGCGTCGTCGAGAACGGTTCTTCTGAAGTGAAGAAGGCGAAGCAGAAGAAGCCGAAGAAGCCGAAGGTGACTGTGGCTGAAGCTGCTTCCAGAATCAGCGCCGATGAACTCGACGCGTTTCTCGCTGAAATTACC GCTTCGTATGAATCGCAACAAGATATTATGATGATGCGATTTGCTGATTACTTCGGTCGCGCTTTCTCGTCGGTGAGTGGAGCTCAATTCCCGTGGCTGAAGACGTTCAAAGAGTCCACCGTTGCGAAGATTGTTGAT ATCCCTCTTTTGCATATTTCTGAGGATATTTACAAAATATCAACTGATTGGATCAGTCATCGATCATATGAAGCCCTTGGTTCCTTTGTGATATGGTCGTTAGACAGCATTCTTGCAGACATTACAAGTCATCAGGGAACTGTTAAGGGATCTAAGAAGGTCGTCCAAATATCATCATCGAAATCTCAG GTTGCCATATTTTTGGTTTTAGCAATGGTGCTTCGACGAAAACCTGATGTAATGATTAGTTTATTGCCAATAATCAAGGAGAGTCAAAAATATCAAGGACAGGATAAACTCCCTGTGTTGGTTTGGGTGATAACTCAG GCTTCTCAAGGAGATCTAGTCATGGGGTTGTACTTGTGGGTATCCCTTCTTTTACCAATGCTGAGTGTGAAGTCTGGTGGCAATCCACATTCAAGAGACTTGATATTACAGTTGGTTGAGAG AATTATCACATTTCCTAAAGCTCGTTCTATTTTACTAAATGGGGCTGTCAGAAAAGGGGAGCGTGTTGTGCCCCCCTGGGCACTTGATTCACTATTGAGAGTTACTTTCCCTCTTCCTTCAGCCCGGATCAAG gcCACTGAAAGATTTGAAGCCGTTTATCCAACATTAAAGGAAGTTGCCCTTGCTGGTTCCCCTGGAAGTAAAGCACTAAAGCATCTTGCGCAGCAGATGCTTAGTTTAGCAATTAAAGCTGCGGGAGAAG CTAATCCGGACCTATCAAAGGAGGCAAGTGACATCTTTATTTGGTGCTTGACTCAGAATCCTGAGTGTTACAAGCAATGG GATTTGCTATATATGGATAACCTTGAAGCAAGTATTGTTGTATTGAGAAGACTTTCTGGTAAAAGGAAGGAATACTTTGTCAAACATACTACACTTGATCCTTTGAGGGAAACTCTTGAGAGCTTTTGTAAAAAG AATGAGAAAGCGTTTGCTAATATGGATGATGGTTCTCGCCATGCATTATTAAAGGATGCAGACAAATACTGCAAGGTCATTTTGGGACGATTGTCACAAGGCCATGGATGCTTGAAGAGCATGGCAGTTTTTTCTGTCGTACTTGCTGTTGGTGCCGTTTACATGTGCCAGAACATGCATCTATGGGATTATAATAAACTGACAGAAATGTTGAACCTGTCCTAG